Genomic segment of Strigops habroptila isolate Jane chromosome 12, bStrHab1.2.pri, whole genome shotgun sequence:
ctcctgcacagCCCATGGACACCAGCCCCATTGCTgactccctgctctgcctccccccAGGTTGGAGCCGGACAGGACCCAGCTGGGGGTCCCCATCCGCCGGGGGGTCCCTCACTGCCTGTGAGACGTTGGGAGGAGGAACCACCGagccagggagcagagcaggaccCTGGGCACGGGGGAGACACAGCacgaggccaggctggagggtGCCCGGTAaggctgctggggatgggggtgtTGGTGGGACCCCTTTTCTCCATGATaatagactggtttgggttggaagggaccttaaagttcatcctCGGTGCTCCGAGGGGCTGATGGGCAGGGATGTGTCTCTGCAGGGTTAACATGACCGAGGTGGAACCCGTGCTGGACTTCGCATCCTCTGGGAGGACGGGCCGGCGCAATGCCCTGCCCGACATCCTGGGCTCTCCAGCCGGTGTCAGCCCCTCCGACCTGCCCCTCAAGCTGGCAGAGATGTCCCTGAGCGCAGGTGGGTGACAAGGACCATGGAGGATggtgcagggcaggcaggaacTGGGGCTGCtcatcatagaaccatagaatcacagactggtttgggttgaagggaccttaaagctcctccagctccaacccctgccacgggcagggacaccttccactagagcaggttgctccaagcccctgtgtccaacctggccttgaacactgccagggatggggcagccacagcttctctgggaaaagtctgtgccagcgcctcagcaccctcacagggaagagcttctgcctcagagctcatctcaatctcccctctggcaggttaaagccattccccttggcctgtccctccaggcccttgtccaaagcccctctccaggtttcctggagcccctttaggcactggagctgctctaaggtctccccttcaggagccttctcttctccaggctgccccagcccagctctctcagcctggctccagagcagagctgctccagccctcgcagcagctccggggcctcctctggactccaaCAGttccacgtccctcttgtgttggggacaccagaactggatgcagaatccaagtggggtctccccagagcgcagcagaggggcagaatcccctccctgacccgctgctcatgctctgggggtgcagcccagcacacagggggcTGTGcctgagcacacacacacaatgtgGGTCACGTTCGGTCTCTCATCCCTGGTCTCTCCCCACAGGCAGCGCTCAGGACATGCAGTCTCCATCGGCGGAGGTGCCCCCTCCGCAGCCCCCCAGCCCCGAGCTGAAGGACACATCCTAACCCCGCTCCAGGGGGGCCATTGCTGACCAGCggaggaaggaggaggctgCGGAGCATCAGCCCAGCTTCCCTGGCACAGCCGGAGTCCGCTGGGTTCTCCTCGGTGCTGCCATCGGGCATCATCCCCCCGCCATGGGGCGAGCATCGCACGGGGACCTGCCGGGATGATTCCCAAGGGGCAATTCCCACCCGGGGCGAGGACTCGAGGGAGGAATGTGTTTCTCCTGGGACACTGAGCAGAGCCGAGCACAGGGGGTTCTCCGGGGGGTTCCTCCTGGCCGCAGGAGCAGCCTGTGGTGTTTCTAGCTGAGTGTGGTGTTCACTGTGATGTTTTGGGTACCACCTCCGTCTCCTCGCCTTTCTTCCTGCGTGATGCAGGGGCCTTTTccaaggaggggaaaga
This window contains:
- the LOC115615675 gene encoding cAMP-dependent protein kinase inhibitor beta-like gives rise to the protein MTEVEPVLDFASSGRTGRRNALPDILGSPAGVSPSDLPLKLAEMSLSAGSAQDMQSPSAEVPPPQPPSPELKDTS